A portion of the Stella humosa genome contains these proteins:
- a CDS encoding aminopeptidase P family protein, with amino-acid sequence MQDQVSTPAGRPAGDPAPVAPVAPGSAAVVAARLELLRAELAARGLAGFVVPLADEHQGEYLPPRAQRLTWLTGFTGSAGMAVVLRSAAAIFVDGRYTLQVRDEVPADLLAPRHVADEPVGDWLAQLLQPGERVGYDAWLHTPAQVARLKTAVEAAGGTLVAVDGNPLDAVWVDQPGPPAALAHPHPLVHAGETAAAKRLRIADLLAGTRADAVVLSAPDSIAWLLNVRGGDVPCTPFVLSFAVLHRDGQVDWFVDERKLGPEMAAHLGNGVRVAPPAGFGPALDALVRGGGRVLADPASAPSWVFDRIAAAGGTAISGDDPCMLPKACKNPVEIAGFRAAHRRDAIALVRFLAWLATNAGHGIDELDAVERLRALRAESALYRDASFPTISGSGPNGAIVHYRASPRSNRKLGRGELYLVDSGGQYPDATTDVTRTIAVGQPTAEMRDRFTRVLKGHIAIATAVFPRGTTGAQIDVLARQALWQVGVDFDHGTGHGVGSYLSVHEGPHRISKAGSTVALRPGMVVSNEPGYYKTGAFGIRIENLVTVVPVVLPGAERPMLGFETLTLAPIDRDLVDLDLLTPAERGWLDAYHARVRAEIGPLVDGETGRWLDAVTRPLAGSA; translated from the coding sequence ATGCAGGATCAGGTTTCGACCCCAGCCGGCCGCCCCGCGGGCGATCCCGCGCCGGTTGCCCCCGTCGCCCCCGGGTCGGCGGCGGTCGTCGCGGCACGGCTGGAACTGCTGCGGGCCGAGTTGGCCGCGCGCGGGCTGGCCGGCTTCGTCGTGCCGCTGGCCGACGAGCACCAGGGCGAGTACCTGCCGCCGCGGGCCCAGCGGCTGACCTGGCTGACGGGCTTCACCGGCTCGGCCGGCATGGCGGTGGTGCTGCGGTCGGCGGCGGCCATCTTCGTCGACGGGCGCTACACGCTGCAGGTGCGCGACGAGGTGCCGGCCGACCTGCTGGCCCCCCGCCACGTCGCCGACGAGCCGGTGGGCGACTGGCTGGCCCAGCTTCTCCAGCCGGGCGAGCGCGTCGGCTACGACGCCTGGCTCCATACCCCGGCCCAGGTGGCGCGGCTGAAGACGGCGGTCGAGGCGGCGGGCGGCACCCTGGTCGCGGTCGACGGCAATCCGCTCGATGCGGTGTGGGTCGACCAGCCGGGGCCGCCGGCCGCACTGGCCCATCCCCACCCGCTGGTCCATGCCGGCGAGACGGCGGCGGCCAAGCGGCTGCGCATCGCCGACCTTCTGGCGGGCACGCGCGCCGATGCCGTCGTGCTGTCGGCGCCCGATTCCATTGCCTGGTTGCTGAATGTCCGGGGTGGCGACGTGCCCTGCACGCCCTTCGTGCTGTCCTTCGCCGTGCTGCATCGCGACGGCCAGGTCGACTGGTTCGTCGACGAGCGCAAGCTGGGTCCGGAGATGGCGGCCCATCTCGGCAATGGCGTGCGCGTGGCACCGCCGGCCGGCTTCGGCCCGGCGCTGGATGCCTTGGTCCGCGGCGGCGGCCGGGTCCTGGCCGACCCGGCATCGGCGCCGTCCTGGGTCTTCGACCGCATCGCGGCGGCCGGCGGCACGGCCATTTCGGGCGACGATCCCTGCATGCTGCCCAAGGCCTGCAAGAACCCGGTCGAGATCGCGGGCTTCCGGGCCGCCCATCGCCGCGACGCCATCGCGCTGGTGCGCTTCCTCGCCTGGCTCGCCACCAATGCCGGCCACGGGATCGACGAACTGGACGCGGTGGAGCGGCTGCGCGCGCTGCGGGCCGAGAGCGCGCTCTATCGCGATGCCAGCTTTCCCACGATCTCCGGCTCCGGGCCGAACGGGGCGATCGTCCACTACCGCGCGTCGCCGCGCAGCAACCGCAAGCTGGGGCGGGGGGAACTCTACCTGGTCGATTCGGGCGGGCAGTATCCGGATGCCACCACCGACGTTACCCGCACCATCGCCGTCGGCCAGCCGACGGCCGAGATGCGCGACCGCTTCACCCGCGTGCTGAAGGGCCACATCGCGATCGCGACCGCCGTCTTCCCGCGCGGCACCACCGGCGCCCAGATCGACGTGCTGGCGCGCCAGGCCCTGTGGCAGGTGGGCGTCGATTTCGACCATGGCACCGGCCACGGCGTCGGCAGCTACCTGTCGGTGCATGAAGGGCCGCACCGGATATCCAAGGCCGGCTCCACCGTGGCGCTGCGCCCGGGCATGGTCGTCTCCAACGAGCCCGGCTACTACAAGACCGGCGCCTTCGGCATCCGGATCGAGAACCTGGTGACCGTGGTGCCGGTGGTGCTGCCGGGCGCCGAGCGGCCGATGCTGGGCTTCGAGACGCTGACGCTGGCCCCCATCGACCGCGATCTGGTCGACCTCGACCTGCTGACACCGGCCGAGCGCGGCTGGCTCGATGCCTACCATGCCCGCGTTCGCGCCGAGATCGGCCCGCTGGTCGATGGCGAAACGGGCCGTTGGCTGGATGCCGTCACCCGGCCGCTGGCAGGTAGCGCCTAG
- a CDS encoding DUF1127 domain-containing protein: protein MNTMMSIQEVEAKARQMRAEAFGRTLSGIARLTLAAPRKIGKLLGAWSVQRRAYNELMSLDDRQLRDMGLARSEIPAVVAGTFAPDSFRVEPAAGSTAQGANANELKQADLRRVA from the coding sequence ATGAACACAATGATGTCTATTCAGGAGGTTGAGGCTAAGGCCCGGCAGATGCGGGCGGAAGCCTTCGGTCGGACGCTGTCGGGGATCGCCCGGCTGACGCTTGCTGCACCGCGGAAGATCGGCAAGCTGCTGGGCGCCTGGTCGGTCCAGCGCCGCGCCTACAACGAGCTGATGTCGCTCGATGATCGCCAGCTTCGCGACATGGGCCTGGCCCGCAGCGAGATCCCGGCCGTTGTCGCCGGCACCTTCGCCCCCGACTCGTTCCGCGTCGAGCCCGCCGCCGGTTCCACCGCGCAGGGTGCCAACGCCAACGAGCTGAAGCAGGCCGACCTGCGCCGCGTCGCCTGA
- a CDS encoding 50S ribosomal protein L11 methyltransferase, with amino-acid sequence MPQTAWRVELVVPAAAAEPVARAMEPLGEALSAFELTPGGDWRLVLHAEEMPDRGTLDAVLALAALASGETLPAPQISREADVDWMSRLRESFPAIRVGRFHLHGSHLPPGPPGTVSLMVDAATAFGSGEHATTRGCLLALDRLAARGRRRRPLDVGTGTGVLAMGAAKVWRVPVAATDLDRESVRVARVNTHLNGVSSLVRVDVADGLSPSGWRGRRNHDLVFANILARPLARMARPISRVLSSNGVVVLSGLLHWQERQVLSAYRRQGLRLERRIPIGGWHTLVLRK; translated from the coding sequence ATGCCGCAGACCGCCTGGCGGGTTGAACTGGTCGTGCCGGCGGCGGCCGCCGAACCGGTGGCCCGCGCGATGGAACCGCTGGGCGAGGCCCTGTCGGCCTTCGAGCTGACGCCCGGCGGCGACTGGCGCCTGGTGCTGCATGCCGAGGAGATGCCCGACCGTGGCACGCTCGACGCGGTGCTGGCCCTGGCCGCGCTGGCGTCCGGCGAGACCCTGCCGGCGCCGCAGATCTCGCGCGAGGCCGATGTCGACTGGATGTCGCGGCTGCGCGAATCCTTCCCCGCCATCCGCGTCGGCCGCTTTCACCTGCACGGCTCGCACCTGCCGCCGGGGCCGCCCGGCACGGTGTCGCTGATGGTCGATGCCGCCACCGCCTTCGGCTCTGGCGAGCATGCGACGACGCGCGGCTGCCTGCTGGCGCTCGACCGGCTGGCGGCGCGCGGCCGCCGGCGCCGGCCGCTCGATGTCGGCACCGGCACGGGCGTGCTGGCGATGGGGGCGGCCAAGGTGTGGCGCGTGCCGGTGGCCGCGACCGACCTCGACCGCGAGTCGGTCCGGGTGGCGCGGGTCAATACCCACCTGAACGGGGTGTCGTCGCTGGTGCGGGTGGACGTGGCCGACGGGCTGTCGCCATCGGGCTGGCGCGGGCGGCGCAACCATGACCTGGTCTTCGCCAACATCCTGGCCCGGCCGCTGGCGCGCATGGCGCGGCCGATCAGCCGGGTATTGTCGTCCAATGGGGTGGTGGTGCTCTCCGGCCTGCTGCACTGGCAGGAACGCCAGGTGTTGAGCGCCTATCGGCGCCAGGGGCTGCGGCTGGAGCGGCGCATTCCCATCGGTGGCTGGCACACGCTGGTACTGCGCAAGTAG
- a CDS encoding pyroglutamyl-peptidase I family protein: protein MRPILVTGFTPFAGLADNPSAIVVEHLAAAGVPGVALATRLIDVVWDTAGRELLAAIDEIRPAAVVCFGLARGRDAINLERFAVNIDDTATADNAGAYRRGIPIDPDGPAAYRSTLPLAAMEAALADAGLPVRQSNHAGGFLCNHFFYVARHRLTAIGSTIPAGFVHLPPLPPEAGALAAEAQCRAARIIIQTLASAIGEFHAADRLAG from the coding sequence ATGAGACCGATCCTGGTCACCGGCTTCACGCCCTTCGCCGGGCTGGCCGACAACCCGTCGGCGATCGTGGTCGAGCATCTGGCGGCCGCGGGCGTGCCCGGGGTCGCGCTCGCGACGCGCCTGATCGACGTGGTGTGGGACACGGCCGGCCGCGAGCTGCTGGCGGCGATCGACGAGATCCGTCCGGCGGCCGTCGTCTGTTTCGGCCTGGCGCGCGGCCGCGACGCGATCAACCTGGAGCGCTTCGCCGTCAACATCGACGACACGGCCACGGCCGACAATGCGGGTGCCTATCGCCGCGGCATCCCGATCGATCCCGATGGCCCGGCCGCCTATCGCTCGACCCTGCCGCTGGCGGCGATGGAGGCGGCGCTCGCCGATGCCGGCCTGCCGGTGCGCCAGTCGAACCATGCCGGCGGTTTTCTCTGCAACCACTTCTTCTATGTCGCGCGCCACCGCCTGACGGCGATCGGCAGCACGATCCCGGCCGGCTTCGTCCATCTGCCGCCGCTGCCCCCGGAAGCGGGCGCCCTGGCGGCCGAGGCGCAGTGCCGGGCGGCCCGCATCATCATCCAGACCCTCGCCAGCGCGATCGGAGAATTCCATGCCGCAGACCGCCTGGCGGGTTGA
- a CDS encoding ATP-dependent helicase, with protein sequence MPESPAVPTAGPPWLANLNPAQRAAVETVDGPVLVLAGAGTGKTRVLTARLSYILLTRRAWPSQILAVTFTNKAAREMRERVGHMIGDAVEGLWLGTFHSVAARILRRHAELVGLKQNFTILDTDDQLRLVKQLLQAEGIDDKRWPPRTVLGAIERWKDRGLTPAQVPGDEAVGEVAGGKLLRIYEQYQERLRTVNAVDFGDLLLHNLTLFLTRPEVLAEYHRRFKYLLVDEYQDTNVAQYLWLRLLAQEHRNLCCVGDDDQSIYGWRGAEIGNILRFEADFPGASIVRLEQNYRSTAPILAAASGLIAKNAGRLGKTLWTESSGGERVRIHGLWDGEAEARWVGEEIEARQRDGTGLSQMAILVRAGFQTREFEERLLKLGVAYRVFGGPRFYERQEIRDALAYLRLVHQPDDDLAFERIVNLPRRGLGDVALRAVHQRARGQGASMTAAASGLVADGATGELKPAARKALGLFLDDLDRWRRMAADQPHTDVARTVLDESGYTRMWQADRSPDAPGRLENLKELVVAMAEFENLAGFLEHVSLVMENADASGGEMVTLMTLHAAKGLEFDCVFLPGWEEGLFPHPRALDEKGTAGLEEERRLAYVGLTRARRRAYVSFAANRRIYNQWTAAIPSRFVDELPKDMVELTADQGLYGSGGFQTGFGAGGAAEPRWSYAASQPRGDVAPTPSRPPPMVLEGKSRTVAPRAAPKVPFQRGDRVFHAKFGYGDVTAVDGDKLSIRFDKAGEKSVIHSFVQPAEQAGQA encoded by the coding sequence ATGCCTGAATCCCCCGCAGTTCCCACCGCAGGCCCGCCCTGGCTCGCCAACCTCAACCCCGCGCAGCGCGCGGCGGTGGAGACGGTGGACGGCCCGGTGCTGGTGCTGGCCGGCGCCGGGACCGGCAAGACGCGGGTGCTGACGGCGCGCCTGTCCTACATCCTGCTGACGAGGCGGGCCTGGCCCAGCCAGATCCTGGCCGTCACCTTCACCAACAAGGCCGCGCGGGAGATGCGCGAGCGCGTCGGCCACATGATCGGCGACGCGGTCGAGGGGCTGTGGCTCGGCACCTTCCATTCGGTCGCCGCCCGCATCCTGCGCCGCCACGCCGAACTGGTCGGGCTGAAGCAGAACTTCACCATCCTCGATACCGACGACCAGCTTCGCCTGGTGAAGCAGTTGCTCCAGGCCGAGGGCATCGACGACAAGCGCTGGCCTCCGCGCACCGTGCTGGGCGCCATCGAGCGCTGGAAGGACCGCGGCCTTACCCCGGCCCAGGTGCCGGGCGACGAGGCGGTGGGCGAGGTCGCGGGCGGCAAGCTGCTGCGCATCTACGAGCAGTACCAGGAGCGCCTGCGCACCGTGAACGCGGTCGATTTCGGCGACCTGCTGCTGCACAACCTGACCCTGTTCCTGACCCGGCCCGAGGTGCTGGCCGAGTACCACCGCCGCTTCAAGTACCTGCTGGTGGACGAGTACCAGGACACCAACGTCGCCCAGTACCTGTGGCTGCGCCTGCTGGCGCAGGAGCATCGCAATCTGTGCTGCGTCGGCGACGACGACCAGAGCATCTATGGCTGGCGTGGTGCGGAGATCGGCAACATCCTGCGCTTCGAGGCGGACTTTCCCGGCGCCAGCATCGTCCGGCTGGAGCAGAACTACCGCTCGACCGCGCCCATCCTGGCCGCCGCGTCCGGCCTGATTGCCAAGAATGCGGGCCGGCTGGGCAAGACCTTGTGGACGGAGTCCAGCGGCGGCGAGCGGGTGCGCATCCACGGATTGTGGGACGGCGAGGCCGAGGCGCGCTGGGTGGGCGAGGAGATCGAGGCCCGCCAGCGTGACGGCACCGGCCTGTCGCAGATGGCGATCCTGGTCCGCGCCGGCTTCCAGACCCGCGAGTTCGAGGAGCGCCTGCTGAAGCTGGGCGTGGCCTACCGCGTCTTCGGCGGCCCGCGCTTCTACGAGCGCCAGGAGATCCGCGACGCGCTGGCCTATCTGCGCCTGGTCCACCAGCCCGACGACGACCTGGCGTTCGAGCGCATCGTCAACCTGCCGCGCCGCGGCCTGGGCGACGTGGCCCTGCGCGCCGTTCACCAGCGCGCCCGCGGCCAGGGCGCCTCGATGACGGCCGCGGCCTCCGGCCTGGTCGCCGATGGGGCGACCGGCGAACTGAAGCCGGCCGCGCGCAAGGCGCTGGGCCTCTTCCTGGACGATCTCGACCGCTGGCGCCGGATGGCGGCCGACCAGCCCCATACCGACGTCGCCCGCACGGTGCTGGACGAGTCCGGCTATACCCGCATGTGGCAGGCCGACCGCTCGCCCGACGCGCCCGGCCGGCTGGAGAACCTGAAGGAACTCGTGGTCGCCATGGCCGAGTTCGAGAACCTGGCCGGGTTCCTCGAGCATGTGTCGCTGGTGATGGAGAATGCCGACGCCAGCGGCGGCGAGATGGTGACGCTGATGACGCTGCACGCCGCCAAGGGGCTGGAGTTCGACTGCGTCTTCCTGCCGGGCTGGGAGGAGGGGCTGTTCCCCCACCCGCGCGCCCTGGACGAGAAGGGCACGGCCGGGCTGGAGGAGGAGCGGCGGCTGGCCTATGTCGGGCTGACGCGGGCCAGGCGGCGCGCCTATGTCTCGTTCGCCGCCAACCGGCGCATCTACAACCAGTGGACGGCCGCCATCCCGTCCCGCTTCGTCGACGAGCTGCCCAAGGACATGGTGGAGCTGACGGCCGACCAGGGGCTCTACGGCTCGGGCGGGTTCCAGACGGGCTTCGGCGCCGGCGGTGCGGCCGAGCCGCGCTGGAGCTATGCTGCCAGCCAGCCGCGCGGCGACGTGGCGCCGACGCCGTCGCGCCCGCCGCCGATGGTGCTGGAAGGCAAGTCGCGCACGGTGGCGCCGCGGGCGGCACCCAAGGTGCCGTTCCAGCGCGGCGACCGGGTGTTCCATGCCAAGTTCGGCTATGGCGACGTGACTGCGGTCGACGGCGACAAGCTGTCGATCCGCTTCGACAAGGCAGGGGAGAAGAGCGTGATCCACAGCTTCGTGCAGCCGGCCGAGCAGGCCGGCCAGGCATGA
- a CDS encoding aminoglycoside phosphotransferase family protein, with protein sequence MPLIVDLDRLHAAIVRLPGMAGVAPDALSPLAAGGVAHDHVRILGTGLLARVPRVSQMAMAARDNLLYQAECFRRLAASGATPRLAGVIEPGCGLPMGALLVEDVAGRPARVPADLPAIATALAAIHRLPVPAERAPLVDHTDPVAGTWAVIQGQAVHFAAAPASAAVRAALDAECAWAAALVAAPPHPPAPRTLVGTDTHPGNFLIAGDGRAMFVDAEKALYGTPAIDIAHVTLATSVLWSAPDATPVGAADILAFERAWLAELPADLGNALRPWVRPMRRLTWLRSMSWFARWWVLSRDDPAWSAAALDAGLADHIRGRVRQFFTDAMVEAVRAEWLGPDPLPAP encoded by the coding sequence TTGCCGCTGATCGTCGATCTCGACCGCCTGCACGCTGCCATCGTCCGCCTGCCCGGCATGGCGGGGGTGGCGCCGGACGCGCTGTCGCCGCTGGCGGCGGGCGGGGTGGCGCACGACCATGTCCGCATCCTGGGTACGGGCCTGCTGGCCCGGGTGCCGCGGGTGAGCCAGATGGCGATGGCCGCCCGCGACAACCTGCTCTACCAGGCGGAATGCTTCCGGCGGCTGGCGGCCAGCGGCGCCACCCCCCGGCTGGCCGGCGTGATCGAGCCGGGCTGTGGCCTGCCGATGGGGGCCCTGCTGGTGGAGGACGTTGCCGGCCGGCCGGCGCGCGTGCCGGCCGACCTGCCGGCCATCGCCACGGCGCTGGCCGCCATCCATCGCCTGCCGGTGCCGGCCGAGCGCGCCCCGCTGGTCGACCATACCGACCCGGTCGCCGGCACCTGGGCCGTGATCCAGGGGCAGGCCGTCCATTTCGCCGCGGCGCCCGCCAGTGCGGCGGTGCGTGCGGCGCTGGACGCGGAATGCGCCTGGGCGGCAGCGCTCGTCGCTGCGCCGCCGCATCCCCCGGCGCCGCGCACCCTGGTCGGCACCGACACCCATCCCGGCAACTTCCTTATCGCCGGTGACGGGCGGGCGATGTTCGTCGATGCCGAAAAGGCGCTCTACGGCACGCCCGCGATCGACATCGCCCACGTCACCCTGGCCACCTCGGTCCTGTGGAGCGCGCCCGATGCCACCCCGGTCGGCGCCGCCGACATCCTGGCCTTCGAGCGGGCCTGGCTGGCTGAACTGCCGGCCGACCTGGGAAATGCGCTCCGGCCCTGGGTGCGGCCGATGCGGCGGCTGACCTGGCTGCGGTCGATGAGCTGGTTCGCCCGCTGGTGGGTGCTGTCGCGCGACGACCCTGCCTGGTCGGCGGCGGCCCTCGATGCGGGCCTGGCCGACCACATCCGCGGACGCGTCCGGCAATTCTTCACCGACGCCATGGTGGAAGCGGTGCGGGCGGAGTGGCTGGGACCCGATCCGCTGCCCGCGCCGTGA
- the moaB gene encoding molybdenum cofactor biosynthesis protein B, whose product MSKIDQTRPFLAVNVAILTVSDTRTAADDRSGNVLAELAAGDGHHVAVRRIVRDEQDAIIAQLREWIADPAIDVVVATGGTGVTGRDVTPEAFEAVFEKRIDGFGELFRWLSYAKIGTSTIQSRATGGVAGGTYLFAVPGSPGACRDAWEGILRTQLDNRHRPCNLVELMPRLQEHLAAKVL is encoded by the coding sequence GTGTCGAAGATTGACCAAACGCGGCCGTTCCTGGCGGTCAATGTAGCCATCCTGACCGTCTCCGACACGCGGACGGCGGCCGACGATCGGTCCGGCAACGTGCTGGCCGAACTGGCCGCGGGCGACGGCCACCATGTCGCCGTGCGCCGCATCGTGCGGGACGAGCAGGACGCCATCATCGCCCAGTTGCGCGAATGGATCGCCGATCCGGCGATCGACGTCGTGGTGGCGACCGGCGGCACCGGCGTCACCGGCCGCGACGTGACGCCGGAGGCGTTCGAGGCGGTGTTCGAGAAGCGCATCGACGGCTTCGGCGAGCTCTTTCGCTGGCTGAGCTATGCCAAGATCGGCACGTCGACGATCCAGTCGCGCGCGACGGGCGGGGTGGCCGGCGGCACCTACCTGTTTGCCGTGCCCGGGTCGCCCGGGGCGTGCCGCGATGCCTGGGAAGGCATCCTGCGCACCCAGCTCGACAATCGCCACCGGCCCTGCAACCTGGTGGAGCTGATGCCCCGCCTGCAGGAGCACCTGGCGGCCAAGGTTCTCTGA
- a CDS encoding lytic transglycosylase domain-containing protein, whose amino-acid sequence MRDGSFAEAEKAASSIANEIVMGHLQAERLLHRDYRSSYRELFDWMKLYADLPSARTIHTLTMKRRGRNPAPPGVEAPVVDGMLDLFDSSALPEAGDAKPAVGMLDRPREERGRMSAVRQRVRQLLGKGDFEGAGKVLAAGEKRGLAEADRILVLGDIARFAFFAGRDERAVELVPLDGEGPVVARWFAGLSAWRLGRHEIARQHFEAVARAPDLSGWMTAAAAFWASRTHRALGAGDAMQAALRQAADHPTTFYGQLASRQLGNLAAYGEGTDRPEIEVDRLIGIPAMRRAIALVEVGEPALAIDELVALARAAPTAVADSVVAFARTAGLRRAVPRITAAIREAEGALFDDAMYPMPRWAPEGGFTVDRALMFAIIKQESNFRMHLVSPAGALGLMQIMPKTAAFIGPDSLRGRDLHDPGVNLAVGQRYIRHLLEQDPIRGNIIFTVAAYNGGIGRVTRWLSEIRHNDDPLLFMEAIPTAETRQFVERVVSAMWIYQRRLGDRTASLDAVAAGQWPVYGSGEDAQRPSIASTEGARVED is encoded by the coding sequence ATGCGCGATGGATCGTTCGCCGAAGCGGAGAAGGCCGCATCGTCCATCGCCAACGAGATCGTCATGGGGCACCTGCAGGCCGAGCGCCTGCTGCACCGCGACTACCGGTCGAGCTATCGTGAGCTGTTCGACTGGATGAAGCTCTATGCCGACCTGCCGTCGGCCCGCACCATCCACACGCTGACCATGAAGCGTCGTGGCCGCAACCCGGCCCCGCCCGGGGTCGAGGCGCCGGTCGTCGACGGCATGCTCGACCTGTTCGATTCGAGCGCGCTGCCCGAAGCCGGCGACGCCAAGCCGGCCGTCGGCATGCTCGATCGCCCCCGCGAGGAGCGCGGCCGCATGTCGGCCGTCCGCCAGCGTGTCCGCCAGTTGCTGGGCAAGGGCGATTTCGAGGGCGCCGGCAAGGTGCTGGCGGCGGGCGAGAAGCGCGGCCTGGCCGAGGCCGACCGCATCCTGGTCCTGGGCGACATCGCCCGCTTTGCCTTCTTCGCCGGCCGCGACGAGCGCGCGGTCGAGTTGGTGCCGCTGGACGGCGAGGGGCCCGTGGTCGCGCGCTGGTTCGCCGGCCTGTCGGCCTGGCGCCTGGGGCGGCACGAGATCGCCCGCCAGCATTTCGAGGCGGTCGCTCGCGCGCCCGACCTGTCGGGCTGGATGACGGCGGCGGCCGCCTTCTGGGCGTCCCGCACCCATCGGGCGCTGGGCGCGGGGGACGCCATGCAGGCGGCCTTGCGCCAGGCGGCCGACCATCCGACCACCTTCTACGGCCAGCTCGCCAGCCGGCAACTGGGCAACCTCGCCGCCTATGGCGAGGGCACCGACCGGCCCGAGATCGAGGTCGACCGGCTGATCGGCATTCCCGCCATGCGGCGCGCCATCGCGCTGGTCGAGGTGGGCGAGCCGGCGCTGGCGATCGACGAGCTGGTGGCGCTGGCGCGGGCGGCCCCGACGGCGGTCGCCGACTCGGTTGTGGCGTTTGCCCGCACCGCCGGCCTGCGCCGGGCGGTGCCGCGCATCACGGCCGCCATCCGCGAGGCCGAGGGTGCGCTGTTCGACGATGCCATGTACCCGATGCCGCGCTGGGCGCCGGAGGGTGGGTTCACCGTCGACCGGGCGCTGATGTTCGCCATCATCAAGCAGGAATCCAACTTCCGCATGCATCTGGTCAGCCCGGCCGGTGCCCTGGGCCTGATGCAGATCATGCCGAAGACGGCGGCCTTCATCGGCCCCGACAGCCTGCGCGGACGCGACCTGCACGACCCCGGCGTCAACCTTGCCGTCGGCCAGCGCTATATCCGCCACCTGCTGGAGCAGGATCCGATCCGCGGCAACATCATCTTCACCGTCGCGGCCTACAACGGCGGCATCGGCCGGGTGACGCGCTGGCTGTCCGAGATCCGCCACAACGACGACCCGTTGCTGTTCATGGAGGCGATCCCGACCGCCGAGACGCGGCAGTTCGTCGAGCGGGTGGTGTCGGCCATGTGGATCTACCAGCGCCGGCTGGGCGACCGCACGGCCAGCCTGGACGCCGTTGCCGCCGGGCAATGGCCGGTGTATGGCTCGGGCGAGGATGCGCAGCGTCCGTCCATCGCCAGCACCGAGGGAGCCCGTGTCGAAGATTGA
- a CDS encoding uracil-DNA glycosylase: MDLAQLQAAMEAFEGCALRRTATNTVFADGNPAARVMVIGEAPGADEDRQGKPFVGVSGRLLDRMLGAIGLDRNSAYITNILPWRPPGNRTPTAAEIAMCLPFVRRHVALVDPAILVFVGGVSASTMLDRSEGIMKLRGRWHQYRTDEGNKTIDAMCVFHPAFLLRTPARKRDAWRDLLSIQARLITPD, from the coding sequence ATGGACCTGGCCCAGCTCCAGGCGGCGATGGAAGCGTTCGAGGGCTGCGCCTTGCGCCGCACCGCGACCAACACCGTCTTCGCCGACGGCAACCCGGCCGCCCGCGTCATGGTGATCGGCGAGGCGCCGGGCGCCGACGAGGACCGGCAGGGCAAGCCCTTCGTCGGCGTCAGCGGCCGGCTGCTCGACCGGATGCTGGGGGCGATCGGGCTCGACCGCAATTCCGCCTACATTACGAATATCCTGCCGTGGCGACCGCCCGGCAACCGCACGCCGACCGCGGCCGAAATCGCGATGTGCCTGCCCTTCGTGCGCCGGCACGTCGCCCTGGTCGACCCGGCGATCCTCGTGTTCGTCGGTGGTGTCTCTGCGTCCACGATGCTGGACCGCAGCGAGGGCATCATGAAGCTCCGTGGCCGATGGCACCAGTATCGGACAGACGAGGGCAATAAAACGATCGATGCGATGTGTGTATTCCATCCCGCATTCCTGTTGCGGACGCCCGCCAGAAAGCGGGACGCGTGGCGGGATTTGCTTTCGATCCAGGCACGTCTGATAACTCCGGATTGA